The following are encoded in a window of Heliangelus exortis chromosome 9, bHelExo1.hap1, whole genome shotgun sequence genomic DNA:
- the LOC139799878 gene encoding mucin-4-like isoform X3 has translation MGTRGWTLSTFVGCCIWILHGLRAATALPFTTEEPLAPGTSIPIAAETERPYTQVMGTAETNIMTADAEMVKSTLMGSPESPSFPPGDELGTSVTAASDYGSTIPTMTNVTKPLNASQDTERGSAAHTTATTAATFTAQHPAVTPDTELDIMEATTDAPLGATPLFADVKEYISEAVTRGGAQDLDLDHTTSAMPFLTVPSSASANSLSSSQEGRLVSGAMGITPEPVGEIGSAAEESPSASVPGDAGDAVDGASSTSDSSHPSPESVTALGRVGNPGEASFLPGQAALSLTAPLALASSGDGDGQGAPAVSLDTPGSAPLLADTEAPTVTGDMATLLLPPRVPIGVQSDTNSPAPATGEQTPPLAADLQSPMDTSSISGAAYPPLGAGTSTLPTADDGAEMPVSPGFGTAQGVPLSPSLGVSQSWGTETGASQGADEPSDGLNSALGALNPTSSIPDGLSWPTAGVSAQEGEGAGDMAQAQGPRDSSPSEDTQSDVDPSGFSTQKDSANTGELPSGETGKVTNAELSPLSSLGDETGAAPALGQTSPPDSSPSGSAGLESDLLGAEGSGNLPGESPITLGAPYSPPWSAASPVSAAEPPVSPDLGAAQGAAVSPSLEGSQPQGTAAGAAQGAGLPGADGPGTGLTSEWDASSSTSSGLVGPPSPALGQQLGTSLGLSREEGLGAGTTEQALGGGGSETGFEPSLGSAAGSGTAAGLDQVLGAGSLSGLASPSDLVVEPSVSRGDEEGPMPATGPGLDSLSVSSLDSETVPVLAPAQETDSTGDAVPAENTEVESPYTEASPSGFSTQKDSANTGELPSGDIGEVTNAELSPLSPLGDEAGAAPALGQTSPPDSSPSGSAGLESDLLGAEGTGNLPGESPITPGAAYPPPGSAADLGAAQGAAVSPSLEGSQPQGTAAGAAQGAGLPGADGPGTGLTSEWDASSSTSSGLVGPPSPALGTSLGLSREEGLGAGTTEQALGGGGSETGFEPSLGSAAGSGTAAGLDQVLGAGSLSGLASPSDLVAAPSVSDSASPSALGGAGSAPGAPQPFLGAGLGVPPAAEKGAGEVAGNGGSLEQSQVPAGGEPLGSGAPAGAMLQSASSSTSLEGSLLLGMAGETANGASLPGAGGTGNGLSTGLEAAGPKEFPVSTSGIQSGVDLGLSGAKLSQVNVVELPGGALVNGGPSPVAKLGEGTGPVVQTAPESLAPSIPSSPKGTQPLVPVAPGGSGVSSGIATSMAAPLLSPGHELSSGLAPSGDTNSTPGTQSGGRPLVPEAQGGLAGEAGVVQTWSLEDEEDSGMVSTLEEASPRAPASPNAALALPSAPQRENTAEGTSAIPGLSTPLLGFPAVPLYSYGARENDQEYVERRVDFNSPLFKPETGFPFGKTLRDSLYFTDNGQIIFPSSDSNVFTYPNPPSRGFNGHEEVPMIAVFWDNADFSRGVGTTYYQEFLTLDTAKPPFVRDVEAKIRRYLRSSYSAAWTLKITWEKAPAYTARTDTRRTNTYQAVLTTDGFRSYILMLYQEGGMGWDYTRLAATNVLIGYTSGDGSYRNDDLTRRPPADKYRPDQFRGYNSDIRGLWIYKLESRVGVNYRMKCLAWTGQQQEPQMWSQDLPACPCSLQQGQQDPRFKSSRRGWWTARISMLHSSSPNQHGAGVRCLYDSQSQLIEGRQERYWRSSRQASPYRDQELKLYDWCCNQAGSAHLCTRYNKKRPKIGCDGYQSPSTDGEDE, from the exons ATGGGGACCAGGGGATGGACCCTTTCTACCTTCGTGGGATGTTGCATATGGATTCTGCATG ggctCAGGGCTGCCACTGCCCTCCCTTTCACCACCGAGGAGCCGCTTGCCCCAGGGACATCTATTCCCATCgcagcagagacagagaggCCCTATACCCAGGTGATGGGCACTGCTGAGACAAATATCATGACAGCTGATGCTGAGATGGTCAAGAGCACCCTCATGGGGAGCCCAGAGAGtccatccttccctcctggGGATGAGCTGGGCACTTCGGTGACAGCAGCAAGTGACTATGGCTCTACAATACCAACTATGACAAATGTGACCAAGCCTCTTAATGCATCTCAAGATACTGAGAGGggttctgctgctcacactACAGCCACGACTGCTGCCACATTCACTGCACAGCACCCTGCTGTCACCCCAGACACAGAACTTGATATCATGGAGGCCACTACTGATGCACCCCTGGGAGCCACCCCTCTTTTTGCAGATGTGAAGGAGTATATCTCTGAGGCAGTGACCAGAGGAGGAGCACAAGATCTAGATCTAGACCACACTACCAGTGCTATGCCCTTCCTCACCGTCCCTTCATCAGCCAGTGCCAACTCCTTGAGCTCCAGTCAAGAGGGCAGGTTGGTTAGTGGGGCCATGGGCATCACCCCAGAGCCAGTGGGGGAAATAGgctcagctgctgaagaaagTCCCTCAGCTTCAGTGCCTGGAGATGCAGGAGATGCAGTGGATGGTGCATCCAGCACATCAGACTCATCCCACCCATCTCCGGAGAGCGTGACAGCATTGGGAAGAGTGGGAAACCCAGGGGAGGCATCCTTCCTACCTGGCCAGGCAGCTCTGAGCCTGACTGCTCCACTGGCACTGGCCAGCAGTGGCgatggggatgggcagggagcTCCTGCTGTGTCGTTGGACACTCCTGGTTCAGCCCCGTTGCTTGCAGACACTGAAGCACCCACAGTGACAGGGGACATGGCCACATTGCTACTGCCTCCCAGGGTTCCCATTGGTGTGCAGAGTGACACGAATTCCCCAGCCCCGGCCACTGGAGAGCAGACACCACCACTTGCTGCTGACCTGCAATCCCCCATGGACACCTCCAGCATTTCTGGGGCTGCTTACCCACCCCTGGGGGCTGGGACCAGCACCCTGCCTACAGCTGACGATGGGGCAGAGATGCCAGTGAGCCCAGGCTTTGGTACTGCACAAGGAGTACCCTTGTCTCCATCCCTTGGAGTGTCCCAGTCATGGGGGACAGAAACTGgtgcttcccagggagctgatGAACCTAGTGATGGCTTGAATTCAGCTTTGGGTGCCCTCAACCCAACATCTTCCATACCTGATGGACTGTCATGGCCCACTGCTGGGGTCTCGGCTCAAGAGGGTGAAGGTGCAGGGGACATGGCACAGGCACAAGGTCCTAGGGATAGCAGTCCCTCTGAAGATACCCAGAGTGATGTGGATCCTTCAGGCTTCAGCACTCAGAAGGATTCTGCCAACACTGGAGAGCTGCCATCTGGAGAAACAGGGAAGGTGACAAATGCAGAACTGTCCCCTCTATCATCTCTTGGGGATGaaacaggagcagccccagcactgggacAAACGTCCCCGCCTGATTCTTCACcttctggcagtgctgggctggagtCTGACCTCCTAGGGGCTGAAGGATCAGGGAACCTTCCTGGTGAATCCCCCATCACTCTTGGGGCTCCTTACTCACCCCCATGGTCTGCAGCCAGCCCCGTGTCTGCGGCAGAGCCACCAGTGAGCCCTGACCTCggtgctgcccagggagcagctgtgtCTCCATCCCTTGAGGGCTCACAGCCACAGGGAACAGCAGCtggtgctgcccagggagcaggtctccctggagctgatGGACCAGGCACTGGCTTGACTTCAGAATGGGATGCCTCCAGCTCAACATCTTCTGGACTGGTAGGACCTCCATCACCTGCCCTTGGGCAACAGCTTGGAACAAGCCTGGGTCTGTCAAGAGAAGAGGGCCTTGGAGCTGGCACAACAgagcaggcactgggaggaggaggcagtgaGACAGGGTTTGAGCcatccctgggctctgctgcaggcagtgggaCAGCAGCTGGATTGGATCAAGTGCTTGGTGCAGGTTCCTTGTCTGGTCTTGCCTCTCCCAGTGATCTTGTTGTGGAACCCTCTGTTTCAAGAGGTGATGAAGAAGGACCCATGCCAGCCACAGGCCCTGGCCTTGACAGCCTCTCTGTGTCCTCTCTGGACAGTGAAACTGTCCCAGTCCTTGCTCCAGCACAGGAGACTGATAGCACAGGGGATGCAGTAccagcagaaaacacagaggtAGAAAGTCCTTACACAGAGGCAAGTCCTTCAGGCTTCAGCACTCAGAAGGATTCTGCCAACACTGGAGAGCTGCCATCTGGAGACATAGGGGAGGTGACAAATGCAGAACTGTCCCCTCTATCACCCCTTGGGGAtgaagcaggagcagccccagcactgggacAAACGTCCCCGCCTGATTCTTCACcttctggcagtgctgggctggagtCTGACCTCCTGGGGGCTGAGGGAACAGGGAACCTTCCTGGTGAATCCCCCATCACTCCTGGGGCTGCTTACCcacccccaggctctgcagctgaCCTCggtgctgcccagggagcagctgtgtCTCCATCCCTTGAGGGCTCACAGCCACAGGGAACAGCAGCtggtgctgcccagggagcaggtctccctggagctgatGGACCAGGCACTGGCTTGACTTCAGAATGGGATGCCTCCAGCTCAACATCTTCTGGACTGGTAGGACCTCCATCACCTGCCCTTGGAACAAGCCTGGGTCTGTCAAGAGAAGAGGGCCTTGGAGCTGGCACAACAgagcaggcactgggaggaggaggcagtgaGACAGGGTTTGAGCcatccctgggctctgctgcaggcagtgggaCAGCAGCTGGATTGGATCAAGTGCTTGGTGCAGGTTCCTTGTCTGGTCTTGCCTCTCCCAGTGATCTGGTCGCAGCACCCTCTGTTTCAGATTCAGCCAGCCCAAGTGCCCTCGGAGGAGCAGGCAGTGCTCCTGGAGCTCCACAGCCTTTCCTGGGTGCTGGGCTTGGggtccctcctgctgcagaaaaaggGGCAGGTGAAGTGGCTGGTAATGGAGGGTCTCTGGAGCAGTCCCAGGTCCCTGCTGGAGGGGAACCTCTTGGTTCAGGAGCCCCTGCTGGAGCCATGTTGCAGTCTGCATCTTCTTCCACATCTCTGGAAGGATCTTTGTTGCTTGGGATGGCTGGTGAAACTGCCAATGGAGCAAGCCTTCCAGGAGCCGGTGGGACTGGCAATGGCTTGAGCACAGGCTTGGAGGCTGCTGGCCCTAAGGAATTCCCTGTGTCCACCTCTGGCATCCAGAGTGGTGTTGACCTTGGACTTTCTGGTGCAAAACTGAGCCAAGTCAATGTAGTGGAGCTGCCTGGAGGAGCCTTGGTGAATGGAGGACCTTCCCCTGTTGCCAAACTGGGAGAGGGAACAGGACCCGTTGTACAGACTGCACCAGAATCACTGGCCCCATCTatcccttcctcccccaaaGGGACACAGCCCCTGGTCCCAGTGGCTCCAGGTGGCAGTGGTGTCTCCAGTGGCATAGCCACCTCGATGGCTGCTCCTCTACTTTCTCCTGGGCATGAGCTGAGCTCAGGGCTGGCACCCAGTGGAGACACCAACTCTACCCCTGGCACCCAGAGTGGGGGCAGACCCCTGGTGCCAGAGGCACAGGGtgggctggcaggagaggctggagtTGTTCAGACATGGTCTCTTGAAGATGAGGAGGATTCAGGGATGGTGTCAACTTTAGAAGAAGCATCCCCCCGTGCCCCTGCATCCCCCAATGCTGCCCTAGCACTGCCTTCTGctccacagagagaaaacactGCAGAGGGGACATCTGCAATCCCTGGACTTTCTACTCCACTTTTGGGAT ttccagCTGTGCCCCTCTACAGTTACGGAGCGAGAGAAAATGACCAGGAGTATGTGGAAAGGAGGGTGGATTTCAACTCTCCACTTTTCAAGCCTGAGACTGGATTCCCATTTGGGAAAACCCTGCGTGACTCTCTCTAT TTTACAGACAATGGACAAATAATTTTCCCATCCTCGGACAGCAATGTCTTCACATACCCCAACCCTCCTTCCCGAGGATTCAATGGCCATGAAGAGGTTCCCATGATTGCTGTGTTTTGGGACAACGCCGACTTCTCCAGAGGTGTCGGCACCACCTATTACCAG GAGTTCCTCACCCTTGACACAGCTAAACCTCCATTTGTCCGGGATGTGGAAGCGAAGATTCGTCGGTACCTGAGGTCCTCCTACTCTGCAGCCTGGACCCTGAAGATCACCTGGGAGAAGGCACCTGCCTACACTGCACGGACTGACACCCGGAGG ACGAACACATACCAGGCTGTCCTCACCACTGATGGCTTCAGGTCCTACATCCTTATGCTGTACCAGGAGGGAGGCATGGGATGGGATTACACCAGGCTGGCTGCCACCAACGTGCTCATCGGCTACACCAG TGGGGATGGTTCTTACCGCAACGATGACCTGACTCGAAGACCTCCAGCAGATAAATATCGCCCTGACCAGTTCAGGGGCTACAACTCAG acaTCCGTGGGCTGTGGATTTACAAGCTGGAGAGCCGTGTGGGTGTTAACTACCGGATGAAGTGCCTGGCATGGACCGGGCAGCAGCAAGAACCACAGATGTGGAGCCAAgatctgcctgcctgcccctgctcctTGCAGCAAGGGCAGCAGGACCCACGCTTCAAGAGCAGCCGCAGAG GCTGGTGGACTGCCCGTATCTCCATGCTGCACTCCTCCTCTCCCAACCAGCACGGCGCTGGAGTCCGCTGCCTGTACGACAGCCAGAGCCAGCTCATCgaggggaggcaggagaggtaCTGGAGGTCCTCCAGGCAGGCATCCCCATACCGTG ACCAGGAGCTGAAGTTGTACGACTGGTGCTGTAACCAGGCAGGCAGTGCCCACCTCTGCACCCGCTACAACAAGAAGAGACCCAAGATCGGCTGTGACGGATACCAATCACCCAGCACAG